From Cygnus atratus isolate AKBS03 ecotype Queensland, Australia chromosome 1, CAtr_DNAZoo_HiC_assembly, whole genome shotgun sequence, the proteins below share one genomic window:
- the CAV1 gene encoding caveolin-1 yields the protein MSGTKYVDSEGFLYAAPVREQGNIYKPNNKMMADELSEKAVHDVHTKEIDLVNRDPKHLNDDVVKIDFEDVIAEPEGTHSFDGIWKASFTTFTVTKYWFYRLLSAIFGIPMALIWGIYFAILSFLHIWAVVPCIRSYLIEIQCISRVYSICIHTFCDPLFEAIGKVFSSIRATVRKEI from the exons ATGTCCGGCACCAAGTACGTGGACTCGGAG GGCTTTCTGTACGCGGCGCCCGTCCGGGAGCAGGGCAACATCTACAAGCCCAACAACAAGATGATGGCAGACGAGCTGAGCGAGAAGGCGGTGCACGACGTGCACACCAAGGAGATCGACCTGGTCAACCGGGACCCCAAGCACCTCAACGACGACGTGGTCAAG ATTGATTTTGAAGATGTGATTGCTGAGCCAGAGGGAACACACAGCTTTGATGGGATTTGGAAGGCCAGTTTTACCACCTTCACTGTAACGAAATACTGGTTTTATCGTTTACTGTCAGCAATCTTTGGCATTCCTATGGCTCTCATCTGGGGCATCTACTTTGCCATCTTGTCATTCCTGCACATCTGGGCAGTGGTGCCGTGCATAAGGAGCTACCTGATTGAGATCCAGTGCATTAGCCGTGTCTATTCCATCTGCATCCACACGTTCTGCGACCCACTGTTTGAGGCTATAGGCAAAGTGTTCAGCAGCATCCGAGCCACAGTACGGAAAGAGATTTGA
- the CAV2 gene encoding caveolin-2: protein MGLETEKADTRIFMDDDNFPPGGPALSEAEKYAEDEQDRDPHGLNAHLQLGFEDVIAEPELTHSFDKVWICSHALFELSKYVLYKLLSLLLAVPLALVAGIVFAALSCLHIWVVVPFVRTCLMVLPSVQTIWKSLTDVFIEPTFHSVGRCFAMVNIRLDQE from the exons ATGGGGCTGGAGACGGAGAAGGCGGACACCCGCATCTTCATGGACGACGACAACTTCCcgccgggcggccccgcgctGTCCGAGGCGGAGAAGTACGCGGAGGACGAGCAGGACCGGGACCCCCACGGGCTCAACGCCCACCTGCAG CTGGGCTTCGAGGACGTGATCGCCGAGCCCGAGCTGACCCACTCCTTCGACAAGGTCTGGATCTGTAGCCACGCTCTCTTCGAGCTCAGCAAGTACGTGCTCTACAagctcctgagcctgctgctcGCCGTGCCGCTGGCCCTGGTGGCCGGGATCGTGTTCGCGGCACTCAGCTGCCTGCACATCTG GGTTGTGGTGCCGTTTGTGAGAACCTGTCTCATGGTCTTGCCTTCAGTGCAAACCATATGGAAGAGCCTGACGGATGTTTTCATTGAACCTACCTTTCATAGCGTGGGCCGATGCTTTGCCATGGTTAATATACGCCTAGATCAAGAGTAA